From Pseudochaenichthys georgianus unplaced genomic scaffold, fPseGeo1.2 scaffold_449_arrow_ctg1, whole genome shotgun sequence, a single genomic window includes:
- the LOC117442645 gene encoding gamma-crystallin M2-like: MSNTGMNMRGKITFYEEKNFQGRSYECMNDCSDMSSSLSRSQSCRVESGCFMVYDRSNYMGNQYFMRRGEYSDCMSMMGMRDCIKSCRMIPMHRGQFRMKIYEKENFGGQSHEMMEDCDNVMDRYRMNECQSCNVMDGHWLMYEQPQFRGKMMYMRPGEYRNFRDMGMSGQRFMSMRRITDSC; this comes from the exons ATGAGCAACACCGGCATGAACATGAGGGGCAAG ATCACCTTCTACGAGGAGAAGAACTTCCAGGGTCGTTCTTATGAGTGCATGAATGACTGCTCTGACATGTCCTCCTCCCTGAGCAGGAGCCAGTCCTGCAGGGTGGAGAGCGGCTGCTTCATGGTCTACGATCGTTCCAACTACATGGGAAACCAGTACTTCATGAGGAGGGGCGAGTACTCCGACTGCATGAGCATGATGGGAATGAGGGACTGCATCAAGTCTTGCCGTATGATCCCCATG CACAGAGGCCAGTTCAGGATGAAGATCTATGAGAAGGAGAACTTCGGTGGTCAGAGTCACGAGATGATGGAGGACTGTGACAACGTCATGGACCGTTACCGCATGAACGAGTGCCAGTCCTGCAACGTGATGGACGGTCACTGGCTGATGTACGAGCAGCCCCAGTTCAGAGGCAAGATGATGTACATGAGGCCCGGAGAGTACAGGAACTTCAGAGACATGGGCATGAGCGGCCAGAGGTTCATGAGCATGAGGCGTATCACCGATTCCTGCTAA